A section of the Malania oleifera isolate guangnan ecotype guangnan chromosome 2, ASM2987363v1, whole genome shotgun sequence genome encodes:
- the LOC131149597 gene encoding putative pentatricopeptide repeat-containing protein At5g09950, translating to MFRGFLLSSRRRNHYSSTPAFSTSAAPLVLPRPRDNSLLFNPQRPLPPIRPSPHYPIPPQNLVDNYPLSQFHLNQSAEHSYVQSSGSETFERLVCGCQSSCSSEDAEQFHLQIYKCGFSGDLFLSNTLINAYIRVGDLVSAQKLFDEMPDKNSVTWSCLISGHTQNDMPVEACKHFRGMICAGFVPNQYALGSVLRACRDMKSCGLKLGMQVHGLILKTRYAWDVVVCNGLISMYGSCLNSTTCARCVFEDIGTKNSISWNSIISLYSQRGDAVSSFELFSDMQLEGLRLGFKSNEYTFGSLITAACSSVEGGLCLVEQILARVKKAGFMLDLYVGSALVSGFARLGLIDSAKKIFEQMSNRNAVSLNGLMVGLVKQRQGEAAAEVFGDMKDPIGINFDSYVVLLSAFSEFTDVEEGRKRGREVHAYAIRTGLVDVKVAIGNGLVNMYAKCGAIDDACSVFGLMIAKDSVSWNSMISGLDQSGRFGDAVTSFCRMRQTGLMPSKFTLISSLSSCASLGWIMLGAQIHCEGLKLGLDLDVSVSNALLALYAGTGFLAAGQKLFALMPEYDQVSWNSMIGAFADSEASVFESVTYFLEMMRAGWNLNKVTFMNILAAVSSLSLHKLGFQIHALALKYCVADDTAIENALLSCYGKCGQMEVCEKIFARMYERRDEVSWNSMISGYIHNELLNKAMDLAWFMMQNGQRLDCFTFATVLSACASVATLERGMEVHACEIRASLESDVVVGSALVDMYSKCGRIDYASRFFWSMPIKNVYSWNSMISGYARHGLGERALNLFRQMKLGGQPPDHVTFVGVLSACSHVGLVEEGFEHFESMSKVYGLAPRLEHFSCMVDLLARAGELNKVENFINRMPVRPNVLIWRTVLGSCCRANGRCTELGKRAAEMLLELEPQNAANYVLLSNMYASGGKWEDVAKARTLMREAAVKKEAGCSWVTMKDGVHVFVAGDKSHPDNYLIYEKLRELHQKIKDAGYVPQTKFALYDLDLENKEELLSYHSERLAVAFVLSRKSGMPIRIMKNLRICGDCHSAFKYISRIIGRQIVLRDSNRFHHFVNGDCSCGDYW from the coding sequence ATGTTTCGCGGGTTCCTACTTTCTTCACGCAGGCGAAACCACTACAGTTCAACCCCCGCTTTCAGCACGTCCGCTGCCCCACTTGTTCTCCCACGACCACGAGACAACAGCCTTCTCTTCAACCCTCAAAGGCCTCTTCCCCCTATCCGACCGTCGCCTCACTATCCGATCCCGCCACAGAACTTGGTCGATAACTACCCTCTATCTCAATTCCACCTAAATCAATCCGCGGAACACAGTTATGTTCAGTCCTCTGGTTCTGAGACGTTCGAGCGTCTTGTTTGCGGATGCCAAAGCTCTTGTTCCTCTGAAGATGCTGAACAGTTTCATCTGCAGATTTATAAATGTGGGTTCTCCGGTGATTTGTTCTTGTCTAATACTCTCATTAATGCCTACATCAGAGTTGGTGATTTGGTCTCTGCGCAGAAGCTGTTTGATGAAATGCCCGACAAGAACTCTGTTACCTGGTCCTGCTTGATCTCTGGCCATACTCAAAATGACATGCCTGTTGAGGCGTGTAAACATTTCCGGGGAATGATTTGTGCGGGTTTTGTCCCGAACCAGTATGCTCTTGGTAGTGTTCTCCGAGCTTGCCGGGACATGAAATCTTGCGGGCTTAAACTCGGGATGCAAGTTCAtggtttaattttgaaaactcgGTATGCATGGGATGTGGTGGTGTGTAATGGGCTGATATCAATGTATGGAAGTTGTTTGAATTCCACTACTTGTGCCCGTTGTGTTTTTGAGGATATTGGAACTAAGAATTCAATATCATGGAATTCTATTATTTCACTGTATTCTCAGAGAGGAGATGCAGTTTCTTCTTTTGAGCTATTTTCAGACATGCAACTTGAGGGCTTGAGACTTGGTTTCAAATCTAATGAGTATACCTTTGGTAGCTTAATAACAGCTGCCTGTTCTTCTGTTGAGGGTGGATTATGCTTAGTAGAGCAGATTCTTGCCAGAGTCAAGAAAGCTGGATTCATGCTAGATCTCTATGTGGGAAGTGCTTTAGTAAGTGGATTTGCAAGGTTAGGGCTGATTGATAGTGCCAAGAAGATTTTTGAGCAGATGAGTAACAGGAATGCAGTCTCCCTGAATGGCTTGATGGTTGGATTGGTGAAGCAAAGGCAAGGAGAGGCAGCAGCTGAGGTTTTCGGGGATATGAAAGACCCAATTGGAATTAATTTTGATTCTTATGTTGTTCTTCTAAGTGCTTTTTCTGAATTTACTGATGTGGAAGAAGGGAGAAAAAGGGGTAGAGAGGTTCACGCGTATGCAATTCGAACTGGGTTAGTTGATGTTAAGGTTGCAATTGGGAATGGGCTTGTTAATATGTATGCTAAATGTGGTGCAATTGATGATGCTTGTTCAGTTTTCGGGCTCATGATTGCCAAAGATTCAGTCTCATGGAACTCAATGATCTCAGGTCTTGACCAAAGTGGGCGTTTTGGAGATGCAGTCACGAGCTTCTGCAGAATGAGACAAACTGGCTTGATGCCTTCGAAGTTTACACTGATAAGCAGTTTGAGTTCATGTGCAAGCTTGGGCTGGATCATGCTGGGAGCACAAATACATTGTGAAGGGCTGAAACTGGGACTTGATTTGGATGTTTCAGTTTCAAATGCTCTTCTTGCATTATATGCAGGGACTGGATTTCTTGCTGCAGGCCAGAAACTATTTGCTTTGATGCCGGAGTATGATCAAGTTTCATGGAATTCTATGATTGGAGCATTTGCTGATTCAGAGGCATCTGTTTTTGAATCTGTTACATACTTCTTGGAAATGATGCGAGCAGGATGGAATCTTAATAAAGTAACCTTCATGAACATTCTTGCTGCAGTGTCATCTCTTTCACTTCACAAACTGGGCTTTCAAATTCATGCTCTAGCACTAAAATACTGTGTTGCGGATGACACTGCCATTGAGAATGCACTTCTCTCGTGCTATGGGAAGTGTGGACAGATGGAAGTCTGTGAGAAGATCTTTGCTAGGATGTATGAAAGGAGGGATGAAGTAAGTTGGAATTCAATGATTTCTGGTTACATACATAATGAGCTCTTGAACAAGGCCATGGATTTGGCCTGGTTTATGATGCAGAATGGACAGAGATTAGATTGTTTCACCTTTGCCACTGTTCTTAGTGCATGTGCTTCAGTTGCAACTTTGGAACGTGGCATGGAAGTTCATGCGTGTGAAATAAGAGCTAGTTTGGAATCTGATGTTGTAGTTGGCAGTGCACTTGTTGACATGTACTCCAAATGTGGAAGAATAGATTACGCTTCAAGATTCTTTTGGTCGATGCCCATTAAGAATGTATATTCTTGGAATTCAATGATATCAGGCTATGCACGACATGGACTTGGGGAGAGAGCTTTAAATCTTTTTAGGCAAATGAAGCTAGGTGGTCAACCACCTGATCATGTCACATTTGTTGGGGTCTTGTCGGCTTGTAGCCATGTGGGATTGGTCGAGGAAGGATTTGAGCATTTTGAATCTATGAGCAAGGTATATGGTTTAGCTCCACGGTTGGAGCATTTTTCTTGTATGGTGGATCTCCTTGCACGAGCAGGTGAGCTTAATAAGGTAGAAAACTTTATCAATAGGATGCCAGTCAGGCCTAATGTTCTTATTTGGAGGACAGTTTTGGGATCCTGCTGTCGAGCAAATGGTCGCTGCACAGAATTAGGTAAGAGAGCTGCTGAAATGCTTCTGGAGTTGGAACCTCAAAATGCTGCAAACTATGTGCTTCTTTCCAATATGTATGCCTCTGGAGGTAAATGGGAAGATGTGGCAAAGGCTAGGACATTAATGAGGGAAGCAGCAGTGAAGAAGGAAGCTGGTTGTAGCTGGGTCACCATGAAAGATGGTGTTCATGTCTTTGTAGCTGGAGACAAATCACATCCTGATAATTACTTGATCTATGAAAAACTCCGCGAACTGCATCAGAAAATAAAGGATGCTGGTTATGTGCCACAGACAAAATTTGCTCTTTATGATCTTGACCTGGAAAATAAAGAAGAACTGTTGAGCTATCACAGTGAGAGACTTGCAGTTGCTTTTGTTCTCTCTCGTAAATCTGGGATGCCTATAAGGATTATGAAAAATTTACGGATTTGTGGCGACTGTCACTCTGCCTTCAAATATATATCAAGAATCATTGGTCGTCAAATAGTATTGCGAGATTCAAACAGATTTCATCATTTTGTTAATGGTGACTGCTCATGTGGGGATTATTGGTGA